caactttttttaatttatttaaattaggtttaagcttatatatttcatttgagCTATGTGAATTCGCTTGACCTTTAATTAGCCTCCTCTTGTTAGCCAATGTTGATATTTATGTGATGTATGTTTggaattattattatcatgCTTGTTCGTATTTGTTCATGGGTTTCTTATTGTTCATTGATGTACATTTTATCTTTGAATTATCCTTTTCGCGTTTTAGGAAAACATTTAGCCATATTACATTGTTTAAGAGATtgtattttactaaaatatcgAAATAGTTTTAAGTTTCCAAAATACCCTACATCTAATGATTCACGAGATAAttatgccctaacttactgggcttcgattttcttcgttgaatttaaGTGGccaatatctttaaaataaaatcgtaattttaaatgaattttctcgagatttcaaaatgttggaccTTAACTCACTGGATCTGACAACTTTACTACCTCGAGTTAAGGATTTTTAagataaaggcaatatttggtgTTTATGAATCTCGGGAAATTaagccctaacttactgggctttaACTTACCGTTTGACTCAAATAACTAGATATCTTTCTTAAATTAAAACAcgcgtgttttaaaaatttaaaagatatacctaacttcgaagattgaactgtcgcactctaacttactgagtgtggcaatttatCTCCTCGAAATAAGTAAgtcttatcatccaattcattttactcaaattttcttttcaaaagatcgtattttaaaatcttttcaaagtttcgacactaagacattaaacaatcgattcggtaccaattttgggtgttacgagggtgctaacccttcctcgtaagtaaccgactcccgaacctattttctcaaatctcacagacctaaaatttatttttaatggtaaactgatcacaccttaataaaagatcggtggcgacccccaattttattttttaagtcgacaaccaaattttcgttttttaattttaaaaatggtttcgacagcttcgcgactccgctggggacaccAAGAGAGTTaggccgtaaaattgattatttttgtcttattgtcgaaaattaaaaatttaatgttatgatCTTTTCTTTGCATGTGTTTGTATATTGTCAATTGTGTTTTTATAACTTgtcatcatattgcataaagactgtttagtcttaccccttttaagtgggagtgagaagctactccttcgtgagattttcaccTCCCTACAGGATAGTAGAtcacttccgggatacatccatacctatgtcttcatgagattttcatctccatgcagccatagggaaatgtattcccctgaaccgaactcggtctgtatgagcctataatgggggAAGActgaggaatctgctagttcgggtacctcaaatttagaaccaaaccgcatatagATAGCCTAGGAACCTAACCTAGGTAGTACTCTCCCAAACTCTAGGAATTGCCCATAAATACTTGTTTCTCTCATATTTGTtgcaaattttgtttatatgttaTACTGAATTATGGTGTTTTATCGCTATGTTTGCATGTCATTTCATATTCGAAAGAGTGTCGATTCAAGTTCGATTGTTAAATTAGGAAGTTTGTCATGGAGAATGactttcttgataaagtggaagacaatgccATTGTCCGTATATGGTCAGAGAAAGTGCAATTGGAAAAGGGAGACAGTCTATCTAAGGATTATGTGTCAGAGTTGTGGGACTACACTCGTATTAGTGTGACGCAAAATAGCCTTCAAGAGCTGAGAGAAATATGGGATAAGTGGAATGATGAGACCAAGCAGTTGTTCTACTCTAACTATGGAGACTTGCCGTATTTGTTTGATGTCAAGGTGGATGAGTGATTATTTCGGGCCCTTGCTCAATATTGGAACCCTGCATATAGCAGTTTCACTTCTGGCAAAGTAGATCTGGTACCCACGGTGGAGGAATATACGACTTTACTACATTGTTCAAGGCTTCAGGTGGATAAAGCATATTCTAGAGTCGCGTATGTCCCGgtattttggaagaaactgaTGAATATTACTGGCATGAGCGAGCAGTGGATTACGGCCAGGATCAAGCAGAAAGAGGAGTGTAAATGTATTCCATGGAAAAATTTGCGGGACTTGATTCTAGCACATCCGGATGGGAAAAAGAAGGTCGATGTATTTGCTTTGAGTATCTACGGATTAGTGATCTTCCCTAGAACATTGGGGAATGTCGACGAAGCGGTTTCGGATCTCTTTGATCGGTTAGGTAAAGGGGCCACGCCTGTTCCTGCGATTTTGGGTGAAACGTTTAGATCTTTGAATGCGTGTAGGCGAGCTGGTGAAGGCAGATTTATAGGTTGTGCGCAATTGTTGATAGCCTGATTCCATAGTCATTTCTGGAAGGTCGACaaagtttcgtatcgggttttctctggGCATTACTCCCCGTTAAAGGAGATAGTGGCTACGCCAAGAAGGGACGACATATCAGAAGAAAATTGGACAGCAATTCTGCAAAATCTTCAGGAGGatgatgtggaatggagagccCCTTGGTTGATTCCTAATGAAATTCTTTACCATTGTGGAAGCTTTGATTGGGTTCCGTTGTTAGGGATTTAGGGAGCCGTCGGGTATGCACCTTTGCTGGTCCTAAGGCAATACAATTCAAGACAGTTTGTGCCGGTAACACACAGTTTAGCTCAATGTGAATTCTCGTACCGAGGAgacaattacaagaaaaaggtgaaAGAAATTTCTCAGGCTTGGAATCAGGTTCATCAGATGAAAAGGCTAGCTGTGGGTTTGATGACAACTCCAGAGTACGGTGAGTGACGAAGTAAGAGAATTAATGATAACATTCCGGAGTTAAACTTGGAGGGTGTTCGATCAATGGAAGAGTACCTACAAGTGATCCCATCAGAGTTGGAGATtataaaacaagattttgaaaagtGGAATTTAGAActcgaaaagaaaatagagcggttggaagaagaaaagatgtaTTTGAGGCTAGACGCTGATGTTCAAAAGTTAGAagctgaaaaattaaagaaagggaagaataaagtagAGGAGGATCTGGATAGCTTAAAGACAGACTACAAAAAGCTACGTGTATCAATGAGAACTGCggtaagaaagaaagaaacaaggcTAATGGATGGGAAAAGAAATGGCAAGAGACTCAGGAACAAAACAAGGCTTTGGAGAGGAATCTGTTAGAAAGCCGAGGTAAGACAGATGAATTAAAAGCACGAATAGCTGAACTTGAAAGGTCTCTTCATCGTTACCGAAATTGTAATACCGCGGTGGAGATAAAAGCGAGCTTGAACAAGattgaagaaacaaagaaaagagtAGAAGAATTAGAGGTGACATTACAGGACTACGAGATGCGGGTTGcattttttgaaacaaatgaagAGCGTCAGAAAGAACAGCTCCACTATTATCAAAGCCAAGTTAGAGACAAAGATAACGTTATGGGAGAAGCCGTGACCCAGATTCGGGAGGTAGCCGATTACTTGCAGACCCTGGCAGTACAAGCTGACACTTTGAGTGTAAAATACGAGTTGAAATCAGACCGGGGAAGAGAGCTTGCTTCGCAATTTAGAAAGATTAAAGTTCTGAGCATTAAGGAAGAATTGTATAtgtaatctattttatgtaaagaatgttgttatccaaatgaagctttctaaatgaaattgaattagaatcgacccctttttgcattcatgcattacattacattgcatcatatgcaatAAAGTCCACCAAAAGACCCtaattggttaaaatcattacagttaacctggaaactgACAAAAGCACACCAATTAAGCATCAATACAGTACTCGATgaaaaactaaggaaatggaccaaagattagagaaactgGAGCAAATGCAAAGGGATATGTAAGAACGGTTACAAGCACAAATGCAAGAGCGACTAGATAAAATTGAAGAGGACATAatggaaaaattgatcaaaGCTCAAAAGGATACAATGGTTGAATTGACCCATTTACTGACGGGAGGAGtagataaaggaaagggccctATGGCCAATCCTGGAGAGGGTAGTAAGGATCCGTTATATCCTCCGGGTTCCACTCCACCAAATGTACGAACCTAAACTGAAATATACCCAAAAGGACCGTCTGTCACCATTAGGCCGCAACAATTACAAACTGGTGCCATAATTTTTCAAGGACGATCGAGTTTAAGCCCGAGAGAAAACCCAATCAATCCTATTATTCCGGATTTTGATGAAACAATTGAAGAAGGAAAGGCGAACGCGGAATTGCCAAAATAATGGGAAGATAGGCATAggtggttggaggaaaaattcaaagccttggAAAGCGCTGATAGTAATCAGGGAATCGACGCTAAAGATCTAAGCTTATTCCCAGATTTAGTACTACCTCCCAAATtcaagatgcctgaatttgagaaatataatggaacTAGTGGCCCCGAAGCCtacatcaccatgttctgtagaagAATGACTGGCTACGTTAATAATGATCAGTTGTTAATCCATTGTTTCCAAGACATTTTGGTAGGGGCAGcgtctaaatggtacaatcaattgagtcgtaCCAAAATCGGTTCATGGAAGGACCTAGCACAGGCATTTATGAAACAGTACAGCCATGTAACGGATATGACCCCCGATAGAATTACACtacaaaatatggagaagaaaTCGAGTGAGAGTTTCAGACAGTatgcacaaagatggagggaagttGCCATCCAAGTCCAACCGCCGCTCCTAGAAAGAGAAACTACGATGCTCTTTATCAATACCTTAAAAGCCCCATTCATCACGCACATGTTAGGAAGTGTAACAAAAAGCTTCTTAGATATAGTtatgaatggcgaaatgattgagaatgccatAAGAAACGGGAAAATAGAAGCAGGAGAGAGCAACAAAAGGTCAGCCTCGAGAAGAAAGGAAAACGAAGTATAGAACTTAAACACGTACAACAAGTCAATTACAATAAACCAGCCAAGGAAGGTGATTGCTGGTCAGCAGGGTTCAGCAAGACAAGAATCTGGTATGAGGCAAGGTACTGAGAAGTCCCAATTCACACCAATTCCAATGTCATACAATGAGCTGTATTAGAATTTTTTCAACGCACACGTTGTTTCTCCCCATTACTTGACCCCTTTAAAACCCCCGTATCCCAACTGGTATGATGCAAGCGCACAATGTGATTACCATAAGGGAATTACAGGGCACTCAATAGaaaattgcactgccttcaagaagctAGTCGAAAGGCTTATTagcatgggtgttgtcaagctTGATGACTCACCTAGCACAAaaaatccgctacccaatcatacCGATAAGGGAGTGAACATGATGAGCAAAAGTAGGGGAGAAGAAGTCAAGAATGACATTGCTGAAGTAAAGACTCCGTTGAAATGGGTTAGAGAGAGATGGCGAAGAGAGGGCTAATTATTTCAGATTCTGAAGAAAGTTATGAAACTGAAAACTATTGTGAATTCCACCGCAAAGCAGGACATGAGATTCAAGAATGTAAGGGATTCAGGGCACTGGTCCAAAacatgatggataacaaagagatGAGGTTTTATGAAAAGGTGGAGGGTAAAAGAAATATTTGCTTATCAGAGTCAGCAACGAAGACTCTGAAAATGAATCATCCTTTGGTCATCATTTCATGCCCTTGGAGCAACGAGTCTAGGGTTCAGgtaacaccaaaaattgtaatctAGAAACCGTCAAATTTCTCATATAAGGATAGTAAAATGGTACCGTGGAATTATGGGTGCAATGTAACAATCTTAGGAAAAGGACCAGAGAGAAGTCAAGAAATAGGTTTTTACACACACAATAGGAGCGATATGAAGCTCAGGCAGAATCATCAAGAGAAGAGAATTGGAAGAAAGAGCAGAGGAAAGGGAAGGTAGGGGAAGTTGAGCCATTGGTTaatgaaccaataaaagaagaggAGGCAAAttagtttttgaagtttttgaaacaCAACGAATACAGCGTTGTGGAACAACTACGCAAACATCCAACCCGCATTTCTATATTAGCTTTGCTCTTAAGTTCAGAAGTATATCGAAATGTACTATTGAAAGTACTAAATGAAACCTATGTGGCTGATGATATTTCGGTAAACAAGCTGGATCGGttggtcaacaatataagtgctgacaattttatcttcttcagtGATGACGAAATACCATCTGGAGGAAGGAGTTCTACTAAAGCCCTGCATGTTACTACCCAATGCAAAGGGTACACACTCCCGGGGGTCTTGGTTGATAATGGATCTATACTGAACGTATTGCCTTTATCTATACTTAGTCAGTTACCTGTGGACAGTTCACACATGAAAGCGTGCTAGAGcatagtaagggcatttgatggaacaGAAAAGAGGGTTATGGGGAGAATTGAGGTACCATTAAGGATTGGCCCAATTACTTATGAGGTGGACTTCTTGGTAATGGATATTAAGCCttcctacaattgtttattgggaagaccatggatacacTCAGCCGAGGCAGTACCTTCATCACTACATCAGAAGGTGAAGTTAGTATCAGAGGGTCGGTTGATAACAATAAATGCGGAGGAAGATATCATCGCAACAGTAACTGGTGATGCACCTTATGTGGAAATTGACGATGAGGCAGTGGGATGTTCTTTTCGGTCATTAGAATTTGTGAACGCGATGTTTATTGGTGAAGGAAGTAGAATTCCGGTACTGAAAATATCCAAAACCACAGAGATGGGGTTGTGATTGATGATTGGAAGAGGAGCTTCACCCAGGAAAGGATTGGGAAAATATCTTCAAGGAAAGATTGAAGCACCGATGCTGAAGGaaaagtttgattattttggcttaggatacaagccagacatgaagcagaagaagaaagaagtagAGAAAAGACAAGAGAGAAGAAGGGCACGTTTGAGcggatatgaaattaaatgggaGCCTTTGACCTTTCCTCACATATCTACATCTTTTGTGTCGGGTGGGTTTATTCACCCCGAGTGAGGAGTGTCCAGAGCCGAAGGCATTGAACAAATGTTGaaaaatgttcatatcaatgcTATAGAAATAGCGGAGAAAAAGGCCCGTGTTGGAGATCTGCCCTTACGAACCTGGGTGCGAGCTAAagaattggactgcggaagaaatccctgtagtctttagggcttattcagagtaatgctcagaacattcttgttgttttagcctgtAAATGATAGGAAATCCTTTGTTAAAAAGGCTTGAGCCTGaatatcattattctaatgaaatacatctttacattcatttcgagcaattattctttttcttttcatacaagtaaatattttctaattgattgattgtCCTGCAAATAATTCTTTCTTTTGTAACcttattgtacaaataattattcataaatttatatattcttggtATATTCTTTGATATGCCCTCataggtcctcagatatcaatgacgtgAGTGATGCTGTTTCAAACACGGAGCTTCTTTTTaagcaagacatgtgtttagagggatctcatgactttgaaaatgacgaagactgtggtatatctccggacttgtcgagaatggtagaacaagaagatGAGCAGCTCCTACCTTATCGAGAATCATTAGAAATCGTGAGCCTAGAGGAGGGAaaggaggtgaaaattggaactaaaATCACCGCAAAGACAAAACAAGACCTTATTGAATTACTCCGAGAGTTTAAAAATGTTTTCGCgtggtcataccaagatatgcccggGCTAAATACTAGCATTGTGGTACATCGTCTGCCCATTAAAGAAGATTGTAAACCAGTTCAGCAGAAGCCTAGGAGGATGAGACCTGATgttgtgctaaaaataaaagaagaagtcaaaagGCAGTTCAATACTGGGTTCTTACAAGAGATCAAATATTTAGAATGGGTAGCAAACATTGTCCCCGTTCCCAAGAAAGATGGAAAGGTATGAATGTGCGTAGATTACAGGGACTTGAATAAGGCTAGTCCAAAGGACAATTTTTCGTTGCCTCACATTgatactttagtagataatatGGCGGGCCACTCGTTGTTTCCTTTCATGGATGGCTtttctggatacaatcaaataaagatgcaccCCGAAGATATAGGGAAAACAACATTCATTACCTTATGGGGAAtgttttgttacaaagtaatgcccttcggattaaagaatgcgggagcaacgTATCAAAGAGCTATAGTGACTTTGTTTCATCATGATGCATAAGGAGGTTgaagtctatgttgatgatatgattgcaaaatctagaACTGAAGAAGAGCATGTTCAAGTCTTGAAAAGattatttttgagattgaggAAATTTCAGCTCCAGCTTAACCCCGCAAAATACACATTTGGAGCCAGGTCAGGGAAGTTATTAGGCTTCATAGTTAGTAAAAAGGGGATTGAGGTGGACCCGAACAAAGTGAAGGCAACCCAGGACCTACCTCCTCCACGCACTTAGAAGGAAGTCCGAAGTTTCCTAggaagattgaattacattgctcgattcatCTCACAATTgactgagaaatgtgatccaGTATTCTGCCTTTTGAAGAAGCATAATCCAGGCGATTGGGATAAGGAATGTCAGGAGGCTTTTGATAAGATAAAGAAATATTTAGCTAATACTCCAGTACTATCACCGCCAAGTCCGGATAGGCCATTAATATTGTATCTAATGGTGTTTGAgaattccatgggatgtgtaTTGGGCTAACACGATGAAacgagaaagaaagaaagggaaatatactatctcagcaagaaattcactggcTATGAAATGAGATACTCATcaattgagaaattgtgttgtgCTTTGATCTGGGCAACACGAAGACTAAGGCAgtatatgttgtatcatacgacttggctgatttcaaagtTGGATCCTTTAAATTATATGATGGAATCAACTGTTTTAAATGGGAGAATGGCTAAATGGCAGATCCTGctatctgaatttgacatagtatatgtaagtcagaaggccataAAGGGGAGTGCAATAGCCGATTTCCTGGCTAGTAGAGCCTTGGAGGACTATGAGcctttaaactttgattttccaaacGAGGACTTGATGTATGTGGCGAGCACTGAAAAATGTCCTCAAAGGGATCACGTGTGGAGGTTAAATTTCGACGGAGCTTTAAATGCTATGGGTAATGGAATcggggcagtcttggtatccccGAGTGGAGATCATTACCCTGTGGGTAGCAAGTTGGACTatgattgcacaaataatatggcagaatatgaaacATGTATTATGAGCATTTATGCAACCATCGAGCGGAACATCAAAGTGCTAAGAGTATATAGGGATTtcgcattggtgatataccaactcaaaggggaatgggaaactAGAGACCCTAATTTAATCAGTTATAGGAAGCTGGTTCTCGAATTGGTTGATGAGTTTGACGATATCACCTTCTGTTATCTCTCACGAGAGGAAAACCAAATGGCTGATGCATTGGCTACTCTAGCTTCGATGATTCAGGTGAATAGACTTAAGGTAATGAGGCCTATTCAGATGAGTATCTATGAAACCCCAGCTCACTGCTACAGTATTGAGGAGGAGGGAAAAGATGATCATCCTTGGTATCAGAGTATCCTACAGTATGTGAAGAATCGGGCATATCCTAGTTAAGTAACAGAGAACGATAAGAGAACTCTGAGAAGAATAGCCAGTGAATATGCTTTAGATAGGGAAGTGCTATACAAAAGAAGGAAGGATCAAGTATtgttaagatgtgtggatgcCGTGGAAGCCAAGAAAATTTTAgaggaagtccatgagggtatctGTGGAACGCATGTCAATGGTTTCACCATGGCCagacaaatcatgagatttggatactattggtccactatggaaggggattgcattaattatgccaagaaatgccataaatgtcaGATTTATGGAGATAAGATGCATGCACCTCCTTCACCACTTCACGTTATGACCTCTCCATGGCCGTTTTCCATGTGGGGtgtggatgtcattgggccgatatcaccaaaggcttctaatgggcatcgtttcatcttcgtagttattgattacttcacaaagtgggtagaagctgcttcatacgcgaatgtcacgaagtcagcagtcagcaaattcttgaaaaaggtGATCATTTATCG
The Gossypium raimondii isolate GPD5lz chromosome 8, ASM2569854v1, whole genome shotgun sequence DNA segment above includes these coding regions:
- the LOC105793337 gene encoding uncharacterized protein LOC105793337, with amino-acid sequence MVEQEDEQLLPYRESLEIVSLEEGKEVKIGTKITAKTKQDLIELLREFKNVFAWSYQDMPGLNTSIVVHRLPIKEDCKPVQQKPRRMRPDVVLKIKEEVKRQFNTGFLQEIKYLEWVANIVPVPKKDGKEVEVYVDDMIAKSRTEEEHVQVLKRLFLRLRKFQLQLNPAKYTFGARSGKLLGFIVSKKGIEVDPNKVKATQDLPPPRT
- the LOC105793338 gene encoding uncharacterized protein LOC105793338, which codes for MESTVLNGRMAKWQILLSEFDIVYVSQKAIKGSAIADFLASRALEDYEPLNFDFPNEDLMYVASTEKCPQRDHVWRLNFDGALNAMGNGIGAVLVSPSGDHYPVGSKLDYDCTNNMAEYETCIMSIYATIERNIKVLRVYRDFALVIYQLKGEWETRDPNLISYRKLVLELVDEFDDITFCYLSREENQMADALATLASMIQVNRLKVMRPIQMSIYETPAHCYSIEEEGKDDHPWYQSILQYVKNRAYPS